CTGGCTTTGAAAATAAGGACAAGAAATTTTTGTTGGATGTGGTGAAAGAGTAGGAGCAAATGCAAGTACACTCCATTGATTTTAACTTCAGTAGGGGAGATATTCTACCACCCACACCCAGTCCAAGCgtggtgccattttcttcagcgaGTCAAAGGACAAAATGGGGATCAACTCAGTCTAAAAGAGACACCACAGGAATTTCATTCAGCCCCTTATCAAAGCAGCCAATTTGCCTCCAGCTTTCTTCAAGGCCTCTTTGacttctttgtttctcaggctgtagatgagaggATTGAACAAGGGTGTCAGGACTGTGTAGAAGACAGAGAACACTTTGCGCAGGTCTCCTGCAGTGCCGGCTTTTGGTGCCATGTAAATAATAATGAGTGACCCATAGAAAGTAGCAACtacaatgaggtgggaggagcaggtggaaaaggccttttgcctccCAGTGGTGGATGGGATTCTCAGAATGGTGGCAATGATGCAAACATAGGACGTCAGGGTTAACAGGAGGGTAGGAAGTATAATTGCAAATGACAGGATTAGATCCACCAGTTCAATCAGGctggtgtcactgcaggagagtttgAGCATCGGGGagaaatcacaaaagaaatggtcaattttGTTGGGACCACAGAATGTTAACCCGACCATCATAAAAGTTATCACAGTGCTGCAAGAGAAGGCAATTATCCAAGAGCCAGACAATATCTGGATGCAAACCCTCTTGCTCATAAGTGCTGCATAATGCAAGGGATTGCATATTGCTAAGTAGTGGTCATAAGACATGAGTAATAAGAGTAAACACTCTGCAGTCACCATGAATACAAAGAAGGATAGTTGTGTGATGCAGCCGCTAAAGGAAATGGCtctgtccccagtcaggaaactggccagcatcctgggcaggatAGTGGAGCTGTAGCAGGTCTCCaggcaggacaagttccccaggaagaagtacatgggagtgtgAAGCTGCTGATCAGTCACAACTAGGGCCACAATGAGAATGTTCCCAGCCATGGTCACAATGTAGATCACTAGGAACAGCAGGAAGAGAGGGGTCTGCAGTCCCTGGAGATCTCCAAATCCCAAtaggatgaattctgtgatggtTGTTTCATTTTTCCACTCTACATTTTCCATGT
Above is a genomic segment from Gopherus flavomarginatus isolate rGopFla2 chromosome 11, rGopFla2.mat.asm, whole genome shotgun sequence containing:
- the LOC127030943 gene encoding olfactory receptor 6B1-like, which encodes MENVEWKNETTITEFILLGFGDLQGLQTPLFLLFLVIYIVTMAGNILIVALVVTDQQLHTPMYFFLGNLSCLETCYSSTILPRMLASFLTGDRAISFSGCITQLSFFVFMVTAECLLLLLMSYDHYLAICNPLHYAALMSKRVCIQILSGSWIIAFSCSTVITFMMVGLTFCGPNKIDHFFCDFSPMLKLSCSDTSLIELVDLILSFAIILPTLLLTLTSYVCIIATILRIPSTTGRQKAFSTCSSHLIVVATFYGSLIIIYMAPKAGTAGDLRKVFSVFYTVLTPLFNPLIYSLRNKEVKEALKKAGGKLAALIRG